From the genome of Paracidovorax avenae:
CCGCCGCGCCAGCCGGGCAATCCAGCGCAGCGCCCAGGGACGGCGCCAGCCGGTGACCGCGGCCGGGTCTGCCACCATGCCGCAGACGTAGCGGCCCGGGCTGCCCGGCATCCCGGCCGGTATCCAGCGCAATGCCGCGCACGGCCCGCTGCGGCGGCGTGAAACCACCATGCCCAGCGGGCACGGCTCCGCGAGGCAGCACAACCCGCAGCCGTTGCAGGGTGCACCGAAGGCCGGCTGGGGTGGAGCGTCGCGGTGCCAGAACACCACCTGCCCGGTGGCAGCGACGCCATCGGCCGCGCCCCCGGCAGGAGGGGCGGCGGCACCGGAGGGCGGGTCGCGGGGCGTCATGGTGACCGGGTCGGAGGCAGGAACGTGGCGGAGATCGGCAGGAGGCAATTCAGGAGCGCCATCATCCCGTGGCCGGCGGCAGAGGGCAAGCAGGGTCTTGCGCTGCGCACGGGCCCGGGCCTCCGAGCCCGCAGGCGGTCCTGTCAAAGCAAAAGGCGCCCGGAGGGCGCCTTCGGCCACGGGCCGGGATACCTCCCGTCCGCGGTACACAGCGCGGCCTGCGCCGCGCACGCATCAATGCTGCAGGATCTTGTTGAGGAAATCCTTCGTGCGGGGCTGCCGCGCATCGGGGTTGTTGAAGAACTCGTCCTTGGAGCAGTCCTCCAGGATCTTGCCACCCACGTCCATGAAGATGACGCGGTTGCTCACCTTGCGCGCGAAGCCCATTTCGTGGGTCACGCACATCATGGTCATGCCCTCGTTGGCCAGGCTCACCATCACGTCCAGCACCTCGCCGACCATTTCCGGGTCGAGGGCCGAGGTGGGCTCGTCGAAGAGCATCACGATGGGGTCCATCGACAGTGCGCGCGCGATCGCCACGCGCTGCTGCTGCCCGCCGGACAACTGGCCCGGGAACTTGTCCTTGTGCGCGGACAGGCCCACGCGGTCGAGCATCTTGAGGCCGCGCTGCTTCGCCTCGTCGGCCCGGCGGCCGAGCACCTTGATCTGCGCGATCGTGAGGTTCTCCGTCACCGACAGGTGCGGAAAGAGCTCGAAGTGCTGGAACACCATGCCGACCTGGCTGCGCAACTTGGGCAGGTTGGTCTTCGGGTCGTGGATGGCCACGCCGTTGACGTAGATCTCGCCCTTCTGGATGGGCTCCAGCGCGTTGATCGTCTTGATCAGCGTGGACTTGCCCGAGCCCGACGGGCCGCACACGACCACCACCTCGCCCTTGCGGATGCTGGTGGAGCAGTCGTTCAGCACCTGGAAGCTACCGTACCACTTGGAAACGTTCTTGAGTTCAATCATTTGCTTTATTCCTCACTCACTTGCCGCACGGGGTCAGCGGATGATGGCGATCTTGCGGTGCAGGCGCTTCACCGCCGACGAGAGCGCGAAGCACATAATGAAGTACACGACCGCGGCCAGCAGGTAGGCCTCGATCGGGCGACCATAGTTCTTGCCCGCGGTCTCGAAGCCCTTGAGCATGTCGTAGGCGCCGATGGCATACACGAGCGACGTGTCCTGGAACAGGATGATGGTCTGGGTCAGCAGCACCGGCAGCATGTTGCGGAACGCCTGCGGCAGGATCACGAGCTTCATGTTCTGCCCGTAGGTCATGCCCAGCGCCTGGCCTGCGAACACCTGGCCGCGCGGGATGGACTGGATGCCGGCCCGCATGATCTCGCTGAAGTACGCGGCCTCGAAGGCGATGAACGTGATCACCGCCGACATCTCGGCCCCGATGGGCCGGCCCACGAGGAACGGCACCAGCAGGAAGAACCACAGGATCACCATCACCAGCGGGATGCTGCGCATGCCGTTGACGTAGATGGTGGCCGGCACGTCGAGCCATTTCTTGCCCGACAGCCGCATCAGCGCCAGCAGCGTTCCGAACAGCACGCCGCCGATCGTGGCCACCACGGTCAGCACGATGCTGAAATAGAAGCCCTTGAGGACGAACTTGCTGATGATGTCCCAGCTGTAGAAGGAAAAGTCGAGATTCATCATGTCAGTGGCCTCCCCCCGTGCCGCCCGCGACGATGAAGCCCGGGACGCGCGCACGCTTTTCGATGAAGGCCATGATGCGGTTGATGGCGAACGCCGAGATCACGTACAGGCCCGTCACTGCCAGGTAGATTTCGATGCCGCGCGAGGTTTCCTCCTGCGCCTGCATGGCGAACATGGTCAGTTCGGTCACAGACACGGCGAACGCCACCGACGAGTTCTTGAAGATGTTCATCGTCTCGCTGGTGAGCGGCGGAATGATGATGCGGAATGCCATGGGCAGCAGCACGTAGCGGTAGTACTGCACCGTGGTGAAACCCAGCGCCATGCCCGCGTAGCGCTGGCCGCGCGGCAGGGCCTGGATGCCCGAGCGCACCTGCTCGGCGATCCGTGCGGACGTGAAGAATCCCAGCGCCAGCACCACGAGGATGAAGCCGGAAACGCTCTTCATCACCGGAAAGATGGCGGGCACCACGTGGTACCACAGGAAGATCTGCACCAGCAGGGGAATGTTGCGGAACAGTTCCACCCACGCATTGCCGAAGCCGACCAGAAACCTGTTGTCCGGCAGCGTGCGCAGCGTGCCGATGACCGAGCCCGCCACCAGCGCGATCACGAGCGCCAGCAGGGCCACCGACACGGTCCAGCCCCAGGCCGAGAGCATCCACTGGAGGTAGGTCGGATACTCGCCCCCCGGGTCCTGCAGGAAGACCTGCCAATCCCAATTCGATCCCATGGGAATTCCTTCTCAAATCGTCATACGTCCTGAAATCCGACGGCCGTCCGCCCGCCGCAGCGGGACAACAAGCAAACGCCCACCGGCGAGGTGGGCGTTCGCAGGGGCGGACAGGTCCGTGCGCATCAATCCTTGAGCGTGTATTCCTCCATGGGCTTGTCGTTGGGGTTCGCCCAAGCGGCCTTGGTGGCATCGCTCACCGGCAGGCCGATCTTCACGTTGTTCGGCGGGATGGGCTGCATGAACCACTTGTCGTAGAGCTTGGCCATCTCGCCCGACTTCATCATGCCCTTCAGGCTGTCGTCCACGGCCTTCTTGAAGGCAGGGTCGTCCTTGCGGATCATGATCGCGATCGGTTCCACGCTCAGCGTTTCGCCGACGATCTTGAAGTCGTTGGGAGCCTTGGACTTGGCGATGTTGGAAGCCAGGATCGAGCCGTCCATGATGAAGGCGTCCGCACGGCCCGACTCCAGCAGCAGGAAGCTGTCGGAGTGGTCCTTGCCGAACACTTCCTTGAACGTCAGGCCCTCGGCGCGCTTGTTCTTGCGCAGGGTCTGCACCGAGGTGGTGCCCGTCGTGGTGGCGATGGTCTTGCCGTTCAGGTCCTTGATGCCGGAAATGCCCGAGTTGGCCTTGACGGCGATGCGCACTTCTTCCACGTAGGTGGTGACGGCGAAGGCCACATCCTTCTGGCGCGCCTGGTTGTTGGTGGTCGAGCCGCACTCGATGTCCACCGTGCCGTTCTGCACCAGCGGGATGCGGTTCTGCGAGGTCACGGGCTGGTACTTGGTTTCCAGCTTGGCCAGGCCGAGCTGCTTCTGGACATCGGCGATCACACGGGCGCACACGTCGTAATGGAAGCCCGTGTACTTGCCGTCGCCCAAGGTGTAGGAGAGACCGGAAGACTCGCGCACGCCTTCGGTGATGGTGCCGGAGGCCTTGATCTTGGCCAGCGTGTCGTTCGACTGCGCGAAAGCGCTGCCCGCAGCGAGCGCCATCACAGCAACTGCCAACAATTGTTTCTTCATCACGATCTCCTTAGCTTATGGATACAAGGGAAGAGGCATTCTAGATAGACGCACGCAAGGCACTCGCCGTTGCAGGGAATATCCCGAATGGGGGAAACACGCGTGCCGATGGCACGCGTCAGAACGGAACCTGGTCCGAGGGGTATTTCCAGAACTCACGCAGCAGGTAGCTGACAGGCAAGTTCAATGCCCGGTTCGTGGGAGGGGCGGGCTGGAGGAACCACTTGTCGTAGATGGGATGGATCTCGCGGGTGGTGATGAGCCGGCGCATCTCGTCGTCCACCACCTTCTTGAACTCGGGGTCGCCCTTGGGCAGCATGATCGCCAGCGCTTCGGCCGTGACGAACTTGCCGACCACCTTCAGCGCCTTCGGATCCGGGCGGCCCGCGGCGAATGCGTAGAGCAGGACGTCGTCCATCGCGAAGGCGTCGGCCTCGCTCTTCTCCACCATCTCCACAGCCCGCTGGTCGTCCGGAGCCTCGATCACGTTGATCTGCAGGGCGCGCTCGCGGTTGAGCTGCTGCACGGCCCGCAGCGCGGTCGTGCCGCGGGTGGAGACCAGCTTGTGCCCGCCCATGTCCTCGATGCGGTCGATCGGGCTCGACGCCTTGACCAGCAGGCGGGTGCCCGTGATGAAGTGGGGGATGGTGAACGCGACGATCTGCCGGCGCTCGGCGTTGTTCGTGGTGGAGCCGCATTCGAGGTCGGCCCGTCCCTGGGTGATGGTTTCCATCCGGTTGCCGAGGTCCACCGGGACGTAGGCGATCTCCATGTCCTTGCGGCCGGTCTTGCGGCGCACGGCGTCCGCAATGCGCTGGCACAGCTCCACGGCATAGCCTGCGGGGCGCCCTGCGGCATCCTTGAAGGCGAAGGGAGATGCCGCGTCGCGATAGGCCACCACCAGCTTGCCGCCCGAAGCGATGCGCTCCAGGACTCCCGCATGGGAGGCCACGGCACAGCAGAGTGAGGCCACCCCCAGGAGGGTGCGCCACGGGCGAACAGGATTCATGGTTTGTCTCGGCATGGAATACGAACCGACGCAAGAACCGCGCCAGTCGGGCATCTCTTTTGACTGCAGTTCAGTAACTGCAGCCTGGAGCCGGTCGGGACTGTAAGTCCTGTGCCCACCGCTTTCCAATGCCGATTGCAGGATTACATCATGCAATCAAGACATAACCAAGCCAGGACAGGCTACAGCGGCTTGTCGGTGCCATGGGCCTGCAGGTACGCCCAGAGGGACTCCGCCGTTCCCTTGGCGCGGTCCTTGCCGGCAGACTTCTGGCGGTAGGCACGCACTTCCATCGCCATCTGCATGTCCGGAACGCCCTCGCGCACGGCGCTCGCCAGCCGGCGCGAGCGCAATTCCTTCTTCACCGCGCTGTGCGGCAGGAAGGCGACGCCGTGTCCCTCCAGCGCCATGGCCTTCAGGCCCTCGGCCATGTCGGTCTCGTACACGCGGTCCAGGTGGATGGGGATGCCGGACTGCTTGAGGATGAGCTCCGTCACCCGGCCCAGGTAGGCCCCCGGTGCATAGCCCAGATAGGGCAGCGGATGGCCCGGCTCGCCGGGCAGCGCGTAGAGCGGCCGGCCATCGGCGTCCGCCCGGGCATACGGGGACAGGATTTCCTGCCCCAGCGTGAGCATCTCGTACCGGTCGGAATCCAGCTGCAGCGGCTGCGAGGGATGGTGGTAGGCGATCAGCAGATCGCAGCCCCCTTCCACCAGGCGCAGCACCGCGTCGTGCACGTTCAGGGCGATCAGCCGGCTCTTCACGGGCCCGAACCTGTCGCGCAGCCCGGAGAGCCAGGCAGGGAAGAAGGTGAAGGCCAGGGTGTGGGGCACCGCGAACTCGACCATGTCCTTGTCGGCGCTGGTGTGTGCCCTCAGCATCGCGCGGGTGTTCTGCAGCGACTGCAGCATGTCCAGCGCCTCCTCGTACAGGGTCTTGCCCGCCGGCGTGAGCCGGGTGGGATAGGAACTGCGATCCACCAGATCGGTCCCTGCCCAGGCCTCCAGGGCCTGGATACGCCGCGAGAACGCGGGCTGGGTTACGTGCCGCAGCTGCGCCGACCGACTGAAGCTGCGTGTCTCCGCGAGGCTGACAAAGTCCTCGAGCCACTTGGTTTCCATGGGGCGCCATTATCGGCTCCGTGGCGGCCGGACGGTCGAGCCTAATTCGGGAAATCCTGCACCGGCTTCGCACACATCCGGTTGCACAATGCTCCCCTGCGCCCACCCGGCGCCAAAGACCGTCCAGCCCGGGGCCCACCACGCCGCGGACAACGGACCGCAGCCGTCCTCCGTCCGTCGCCGCCTCCCATGCCCGCTTCCCTCCCTCCCGGCGCAGAAGCCGACGCTTCCGCCCCGTCCCCCGCGTCCACGCCCGCCGCCACCGAACGCTCCCTGCGCTTCGAAGACTGCCTGACCGTGGCCATCATGGCCCTGCTGGCGCTCATCACGTTCGCCAACGTGCTTGTCCGCTATTTCACCAACTCCTCCTTCGCATGGACCGAGGAGATCTCCGTCTTCCTGATGATCGTGCTGGCGCTGGTGGCGGGCTCGGCCGCGGTGGCGCGGGACCTGCACATCCGCATCGAGTACTTCGCCGAAGGCGGCTCCGCGGCGCGCCGGCGGCGCCTCGCCCGTTTCGGGGCCCTCTCGGTCGCCGTCCTGTTCGCGGTCATCGCCGTGCTCAGCGCCCGGGTGACGTGGGACGACTGGCGGTTCGGCGAGACGTCGCCGGGCATCGGGGTGCCGCAGTGGTGGTACTCCATCTGGCTGCCGCTGCTGTCTGCACTCATCACGCTGCGCGCCATCGGCCTCTTCCGCCGCCAGGGCGCGGCGGCCGGCGCAACGGGTGACCGGCCATGATCGCGGCGCTTCTTTTCGCCGTTTTCCTGGGCATGATGGCCGCCGGCGTGCCGATCGGCGCCGCGCTCGGCCTGGCCGGCACGGCCGCCATCGCAATCGCGAATGCCGAGACGCCCTGGTTCGGGCTGCTGGCGGTGCCGCAGAACTTCTATGCCGGGCTCGGCAAGTACCCGCTGCTCGCGATTCCCATGTTCGTGCTGGTCGGCTCGATCTTCGACCGTTCCGGCGTGGCGCTGCGGCTCGTGAACTTCGCGGTGGCCATCGTCGGGCGCGGCCCGGGCATGCTGCCGCTGGTGGCCATCGCCGTGGCGATGTTCCTGGGCGGCATTTCCGGCTCGGGCCCCGCCAACGCGGCCGCCGTGGGCGGGGTGATGATCGCCGCCATGTCGCGCGCGGGCTACCCCGGCTCGTTCTCGGCCAGTGTGGTCGGCGCGGCCGCGGCCACCGACATCCTGATCCCGCCGTCGGTCGCCTTCATCATCTATTCGGTGCTGGTGCCGGGCGCCTCGGTGCCCGCGCTGTTCGCGGCCGGCATGGTACCCGGCGTGCTGGCCGGCATCGCGTTGATCGTGCCGGCCGTGTGGCTGGCGCGCCGCCACAAGATGGGAGCGCTGGAAGCCTCGATGCCCCGCCCGCCCTTCTGGAAGAGCCTGCGCGAGGCCTCCTGGGGCCTGGCCGCGCCGGTGCTGATCCTGGGCGGCATGCGCGCGGGCTGGTTCACGCCTACCGAAGCCGCCGTGGTGGCCGTGTTCTACGGACTCTTCGTGGGCATGTGCATCCACCGCACCATCCGGTTCCGGGACCTGTACACCATCCTGCGGGAGGCAGGCGAGCTCTCTGCCGTGATCCTGCTGGTGGTGTCGCTCGCGGGCATCTTCGCGTTCTCGCTCTCCACGCTCGGCGTGATCGATCCGATCGCCAACGCCATCGTGCATTCAGGATTGGGCGAATACGGCGTGCTCGCACTGCTGATCCTGCTGCTGATCACGGTGGGCATGTTCCTGGACGGCATCTCGATCTTCCTGATCTTCGTGCCGCTGCTCCTGCCCATCATGCAGCACTACCAGTGGGACCCCGTCTGGTTCGGCGTGATCCTCACCCTCAAGGTGGCGCTCGGCCAGTTCACGCCGCCGCTGGCCGTGAACCTCATGGTGTCGTGCCGCATCGCGGGCGTGCGCATGGAATCCACCGTGCGCTGGGTGGGACCGATGCTGCTGGCCATGTTCCTCGTGATGGTGGCCGTCATCGCATTCCCGCAGCTGGCCCTCTGGCTGCCGGCGCGCCTGGGCTACTGAAGCCCGCGTTTCTTCCTTGCTTACCCAACCGACGACGAACAGGAGACGAACCATGCAACTGCGCACCTTCCTCGCCACCGCCGTGGCCGCCGCGGCCGCCCTCGCGTTCAGCGCGGCACCGGCCGCCGCGCAGAACTACAAGAGCGAATACCGCTTGTCGCTGGTACTGGGCACCGCCTTCCCATGGGGCAAGGGCGGCGAGCTCTGGGCGAACAAGGTGCGCGAGCGCACGCAGGGCCGCATCAACATCAAGCTCTATCCGGGCGTCTCGCTCATCCAGGGCGACCAGACCCGCGAGTTCAGCGCGCTGCGCCAGGGCGTGATCGACATGGCCGTCGGCTCGACCATCAACTGGTCGCCGCAGGTCAAGGCGCTCAACCTCTTCTCCCTGCCCTTCCTCTTCCCCGATTACGCCTCGGTGGACGCGGTCACGCAGGGCGAGGTCGGCAGGAGCCTCTTCCAGACGCTCGACAAGGCCGGCGTCGTGCCGCTCGCCTGGGGCGAGAACGGCTACCGCGAGATCTCCAACTCCAAGCGCCCCATCAAGACCCCCGCCGACCTCAAGGGATTGAAGATCCGTGTGGTCGGGTCGCCGCTGTTCCTCGACACCTTCACGGCGCTGGGCGCCAATCCCACCCAGATGAGCTGGGCCGACGCGCAGCCCGCCATGGCGAGCGGCGCGGTGGACGGGCAGGAGAACCCCGTGTCGGTGTACATGGCGGCCAAGCTCTACACCGTGGCGCAGAAGTACGTCACCATGTGGGGCTACATGAACGATCCGCTCATCTTCGTGGTGAACAAGGACATCTGGAACTCCTGGACGCCCGCGGACCGCGAGATCGTGCGCCAGGCCGCCATCGACGCCGGCAAGGAGCAGATCGCCATCGCGCGCAAGGGCATGGTCGAGGCCGACAAGCCCCTGCTGAAGGAGATCGCCAGCCATGGCGTCACCGTCACGCAACTCACTCCCGAGGAGCGGCAGGCTTTCGTGCAGGCCACCCGCCCGGTCTTCGACAAGTGGAAGGGACAGATCGGAGCGGATCTCGTGAACGCAGCGGAAAAGGCGGTGGCGAAGAAGTAACCCTGTCCCGGGCGGGCCAGCCCCCTCCCGGATGGGTCACTCTTCGCGAGACTGCTGGCGCCACATGTCCGCGTAGCGTCCCCCGAGCGCCAGCAACTGCGCGTGCGTGCCGCGCTCGACGATCCGGCCGGCATCCATCACCAGGATCTCGTGCGCATCCACCACCGTCGAGAGGCGGTGGGCGACGAGCAGCACCGTCTTGCCCTGGGCCGCACTGCGCAGTTCGGCCTGTATCGCCCGCTCGTTGGCCGTATCGAGCGCGGAGGTGGCCTCGTCGAACACGAGGATGGGCGGGTTCTTGAGCAGCGTACGGGCGATGGCAACGCGCTGCTTTTCCCCACCTGACAGCTTCAGCCCCCGCTCGCCCACCTGCGTGCCATATCCCGCCGGCAGCCCCGCGATGAAATCGTGGATGCGGGCAGCGCGCGCCGCGGCCTCTATCTCCGCCTGCGACGCCCCCGGCCTGCCATAGGCGATGTTGTAGGCGATGGTTTCGTTGAACAGCACCGTGTCCTGCGGCACGGCCCCCACGGCGCGGCGCAGGCTGTCCTGGGTGACCTGCCGGATGTCCTGCCCGTCGATCGTGATGCGCCCGGCCTGCACGTCGTAGAAGCGGAACAGCAGCCTCGCGAGCGTGGACTTGCCCGAGCCCGAGGGCCCGACCACCGCCACCGTGCGGCCGGGAGGAATCTCGAATTCGACGCCGTGGAGGATGGTGCGCGCCGGCTCATAGGCGAAATGCACGCCTTCGAACCGTACCGACGGCGCAGACGCGCCCAGCGACAGCGGTGGCGCGTCCAGCGCATCCTGCACCTCCTGCTCACGGTCCATGAGCGTGAACATCTTGTCCAGATCGGTCAGGCTCTGCTTGATCTCGCGGTAGATCACGCCCAGGAAGTTGAGGGGAATGTAGAGCTGGATCATGAAGGCATTCACCATCACCAGGTCTCCCAGCGTCATGCGGCCGTCCGCCACGCCCTGTGCCGCGCGCCACAGCATGGCGACCAGGGCCGTGGCGATGATGAGCTGCTGTCCCGCGTTGAGCAGCGACAGCGACGTCTGGCTCTTCAGGCGTGCGCGCCGCAACTGCTCCAGGCTCTCGTCGTAGCGGCGCACCTCGAAAGGCTCGTTGTTGAAATACTTGACGGTCTCGTAGTTCAGCAACGAGTCCACGGCCTTGGTGTGGGCCGCGGAATCGAAGGCATTCGCCTCGCGGCGAAAGCGCGTGCGCCACTCCGTGAGCATCACGGTGAACAGGATGTAGCAGGCTAGCGCGGCCAGCGTGATCCACGCAAAGGCCGGGTCGAACTTTCCCCCGAGCACCGCCAGGACCAGGAAGACCTCGATCAACGTGGCCCCGATATTGAAGAGCGTGAAAGAGATCAGCGACTCGATGCCGCGCACCCCGCGCTCGATGTCGCGCGTCATCCCCCCGGTCTGCCGCTCCAGGTGGAAACGCAGGCTGAGCGCATGCAGGTGCTCGAAGGTTTGCAGCGCGATGCGGCGCGCAGCGCCCTGCGTGGCCTTGGCAAAGACGAGTTCGCGCAGTTCCGTGAAGACCGATGTGCTCAGCCGCAGCAGCCCGTAGGCCGCCAGCAGCCCCGCGGGCACCACCACGAGCGCGGCGGTGGCCCCCGCCGCCGGGGCCATGGCATCCACGATGCGCTTGAGCAGCAGCGGCACGCCGACGTTCGCGAGCTTGGCGCCGATGACGAACACGAGCGCGGCCATCACCCGCCAGCGGTAGTGCAGCAGGTAGGGAATCAGGCGGGCGATCGTGGCGCGGTCGCTGCGGGCGGCGGGCACGGCCGCAGGAGGGGAGGAGGCAGTGGATGGGTCGCCGTGGGGGCGCATGGGGGACAATCCCGTTCGTTGTTCGTTCTTACCCGGATTGTGCCCATGACCTCCACCCTGCCTCCGCAAAGCGCCCTGCCCACCGACAAGGAGCTGGTGCTGAAAGTGATCCCCATGCCCGCGGATTGCAATGCCAACGGGGATATCTTCGGCGGATGGGTGATGGCCCAGGTGGACCTGGCGGGCTCCGTGCTGCCCGCGCGCCACGTGCAGGGGCGCATGGCCACCGTGGCAGTCAACGAGTTCGTCTTCAAGCAACCCGTGCGGGTGGGAGACATCCTCTCGTTCTTCTCCTCCATCACGCGGATCGGCCGCACGTCGGTGACCGTGGAGGTGGAGGTGTATGCGGAGCGCTTCGCGGCGCAGGGCCGCTATGTGAAGGTGACGGAAGCGCGGCTCACCTACGTCGCCATCGATGCGTCGGGCAAGCCACGGCCCGTGCCGCGGCCTGCGGGGGAGGAAGCGGGAAATGCCGCCTCCTCCCCCGCAGTGGATGCCGCGACCGGAGCCCGCTGAACTGCCGGCGCTCGCCATGCTGCGGGCCGTGCCCCGCAGCAGCGGCGCCCCACGCGGGCGGCGGCGGCCCCTGGCCGGGGACCGCCGCTGGAAGGATCAGGCTGCCAGCTGCTGGGCCTCGCTGCGGGAAACATTCGCAGCGGCGTGGTTCTGGGACCGCACCGAGCCCACCGTGCCGGACTCGATCTCGCCGGCCAGCTGGCCGCCTTCCTCGATCACCACCTTGCCGTAGCGGATCTTGCCGTTGACCTTGCCGGTGCTGTAGATGACGAGCTTCTGACGAACGGTGAGCGTGCCGTTGAACTCTCCGTGGATTTCGGCGATGTCGATCTCTGCCGAGCCCCGGAAAGCCCCCTGCTCCGCGATCTGGATCACCCGGGAATCCATGGTGGCCTCCACAGTTCCCTCGACGACGAGCGTGTCGCAGTCGGTGATTTCCACGCCCTTGAGCTTGATGTTCGGGCCGACGGTGAGCTTGCTGCCCGCGCCTTCCGACGGCGCGCTGGCCGCGGGCTTCTGGGCCGCGGGCTGGGTGGTGGTGGCAGTGGACGCGGCGCCATTCACCGCGCTGCCGGAACCGCCGAGCACCGAGGAGGGTGGTCGGGGCTGGAAGGATTCGGGTTCACGCTTGCCGAAGAAGGGGTTTTGCACGGCCATCAGATCTCCTTGGAAAAAGTCTGTCCGATGCTAGGAGGCCTACCCCGGCAAAAATCCACGCGTTACGCAAGAACGGTAACCAAACCCTTCGATCGTTGCATGCACTTGCAGGGCTTGCAGCGTCATACAGCACCGCGCCGCGACGTAAGCGGGAAGCGCTTCCGTGCGTCGGCCTGCAGGCTGCCTTCCTGCGCCGCCCGGCTCAGCGCTGGAAGCCCGACCGGCGCACCACGGGCACCCACTGCGCCCTGTAGGCAGCCAGCATCTGCACCGTCTGTTCGCGGGAGAGGGCCACGGGCACCATGTCCGCACCGATGAACCGCGCCTGTACGGCCTTGTCCCCCATGGCCTGGAAAGCGGCATCGGCGATCCGCCGCGCGCGTGGCGCCGGCAGCCATGCGGGCGCATAGAGCGCGTTCCAGCCCTGGGCGGACAACGCGAGGCCGGCCTCCTTGAAAGTGGGAACGGTGGGCAGCGTCGATGAGCGCTGGTCGTCGGACATCGCCAGGATACGCAGCTTGCCCGCCTGATGCAGCGGCTCCAGCGCGTCCAGCGCATCGATGGCCATCGGCACATGGCCACCCATGAGGTCGTCGAGCAACGGGCCGGAGCCCCCGTAGCCCACCACGGGCAGCGTCAGGCCGAGCTGCTCGGCCAGCATGAGCGCGAAGAAATGGGGCAGGCTGCCGGTGGCCGGGATACCGGCGGACAGCTTGTCGCGGTGGGCCAGCATCCAGGCATGCAGGTGGGAGAAATCACGCACCGGAACGCCCGTTCCCACGGCCACGCCGAACGCGTACCGGGTGACCTGTGCGAGCGCCACATAGTCCGTGGCGGGATCGTAGCCGTTGTCCTTGAAGACCAGCGGTGCGACCAGCATGGTGGCCGGATTG
Proteins encoded in this window:
- a CDS encoding amino acid ABC transporter ATP-binding protein, which codes for MIELKNVSKWYGSFQVLNDCSTSIRKGEVVVVCGPSGSGKSTLIKTINALEPIQKGEIYVNGVAIHDPKTNLPKLRSQVGMVFQHFELFPHLSVTENLTIAQIKVLGRRADEAKQRGLKMLDRVGLSAHKDKFPGQLSGGQQQRVAIARALSMDPIVMLFDEPTSALDPEMVGEVLDVMVSLANEGMTMMCVTHEMGFARKVSNRVIFMDVGGKILEDCSKDEFFNNPDARQPRTKDFLNKILQH
- a CDS encoding amino acid ABC transporter permease, producing MMNLDFSFYSWDIISKFVLKGFYFSIVLTVVATIGGVLFGTLLALMRLSGKKWLDVPATIYVNGMRSIPLVMVILWFFLLVPFLVGRPIGAEMSAVITFIAFEAAYFSEIMRAGIQSIPRGQVFAGQALGMTYGQNMKLVILPQAFRNMLPVLLTQTIILFQDTSLVYAIGAYDMLKGFETAGKNYGRPIEAYLLAAVVYFIMCFALSSAVKRLHRKIAIIR
- a CDS encoding amino acid ABC transporter permease encodes the protein MGSNWDWQVFLQDPGGEYPTYLQWMLSAWGWTVSVALLALVIALVAGSVIGTLRTLPDNRFLVGFGNAWVELFRNIPLLVQIFLWYHVVPAIFPVMKSVSGFILVVLALGFFTSARIAEQVRSGIQALPRGQRYAGMALGFTTVQYYRYVLLPMAFRIIIPPLTSETMNIFKNSSVAFAVSVTELTMFAMQAQEETSRGIEIYLAVTGLYVISAFAINRIMAFIEKRARVPGFIVAGGTGGGH
- a CDS encoding amino acid ABC transporter substrate-binding protein, with the translated sequence MKKQLLAVAVMALAAGSAFAQSNDTLAKIKASGTITEGVRESSGLSYTLGDGKYTGFHYDVCARVIADVQKQLGLAKLETKYQPVTSQNRIPLVQNGTVDIECGSTTNNQARQKDVAFAVTTYVEEVRIAVKANSGISGIKDLNGKTIATTTGTTSVQTLRKNKRAEGLTFKEVFGKDHSDSFLLLESGRADAFIMDGSILASNIAKSKAPNDFKIVGETLSVEPIAIMIRKDDPAFKKAVDDSLKGMMKSGEMAKLYDKWFMQPIPPNNVKIGLPVSDATKAAWANPNDKPMEEYTLKD
- a CDS encoding amino acid ABC transporter substrate-binding protein, encoding MNPVRPWRTLLGVASLCCAVASHAGVLERIASGGKLVVAYRDAASPFAFKDAAGRPAGYAVELCQRIADAVRRKTGRKDMEIAYVPVDLGNRMETITQGRADLECGSTTNNAERRQIVAFTIPHFITGTRLLVKASSPIDRIEDMGGHKLVSTRGTTALRAVQQLNRERALQINVIEAPDDQRAVEMVEKSEADAFAMDDVLLYAFAAGRPDPKALKVVGKFVTAEALAIMLPKGDPEFKKVVDDEMRRLITTREIHPIYDKWFLQPAPPTNRALNLPVSYLLREFWKYPSDQVPF
- a CDS encoding LysR substrate-binding domain-containing protein — protein: METKWLEDFVSLAETRSFSRSAQLRHVTQPAFSRRIQALEAWAGTDLVDRSSYPTRLTPAGKTLYEEALDMLQSLQNTRAMLRAHTSADKDMVEFAVPHTLAFTFFPAWLSGLRDRFGPVKSRLIALNVHDAVLRLVEGGCDLLIAYHHPSQPLQLDSDRYEMLTLGQEILSPYARADADGRPLYALPGEPGHPLPYLGYAPGAYLGRVTELILKQSGIPIHLDRVYETDMAEGLKAMALEGHGVAFLPHSAVKKELRSRRLASAVREGVPDMQMAMEVRAYRQKSAGKDRAKGTAESLWAYLQAHGTDKPL
- a CDS encoding TRAP transporter small permease, whose product is MPASLPPGAEADASAPSPASTPAATERSLRFEDCLTVAIMALLALITFANVLVRYFTNSSFAWTEEISVFLMIVLALVAGSAAVARDLHIRIEYFAEGGSAARRRRLARFGALSVAVLFAVIAVLSARVTWDDWRFGETSPGIGVPQWWYSIWLPLLSALITLRAIGLFRRQGAAAGATGDRP
- a CDS encoding TRAP transporter large permease, giving the protein MIAALLFAVFLGMMAAGVPIGAALGLAGTAAIAIANAETPWFGLLAVPQNFYAGLGKYPLLAIPMFVLVGSIFDRSGVALRLVNFAVAIVGRGPGMLPLVAIAVAMFLGGISGSGPANAAAVGGVMIAAMSRAGYPGSFSASVVGAAAATDILIPPSVAFIIYSVLVPGASVPALFAAGMVPGVLAGIALIVPAVWLARRHKMGALEASMPRPPFWKSLREASWGLAAPVLILGGMRAGWFTPTEAAVVAVFYGLFVGMCIHRTIRFRDLYTILREAGELSAVILLVVSLAGIFAFSLSTLGVIDPIANAIVHSGLGEYGVLALLILLLITVGMFLDGISIFLIFVPLLLPIMQHYQWDPVWFGVILTLKVALGQFTPPLAVNLMVSCRIAGVRMESTVRWVGPMLLAMFLVMVAVIAFPQLALWLPARLGY